The following are encoded together in the Lathyrus oleraceus cultivar Zhongwan6 chromosome 3, CAAS_Psat_ZW6_1.0, whole genome shotgun sequence genome:
- the LOC127129923 gene encoding uncharacterized protein LOC127129923: MDPLEQSHIALRGDVDSIKNQVDQLVEAMIALAKREDNIQQTAVVENAVLAPVNDPTQPQLARTPVDNSVVQERHIIRDSSYHDDVEYHSFAFSVPNSHGTSLLVNTEQPQDDEIAKRCRVLEKKLKAIEGQDTVEQSALDMCLVPGLVIPPKFKVPEFEKYKGDSCPKHHLVMFCRKMTSHAHIDKLMIHCFQDSLTGASLNWYMKLERNHVQSWIDLANAFLKQYKYNLDMAPDRMQLRALSQENNESFKGYAQRWRELAARVEPPLLDKEVMELFRDTLQSPYFERMISSAASDFAHLVSIGERIEHGLKSGKIQCASNSQSIESESIANSPKEEEVEVNAVWEAPQASHQTSFSLHGQYPTTQGPPQYQQQTPPQQPYKWQNTPHQQRQHAPQRPRKPERHIDPLPMPYSQLLPYLIKRGLIVPKEIKPVSPPYPPSFNANSRCDFHAGAQGHSTEDCKVLKSKVQNLLDSKMFSLAPRSLQINNTFSPGYGGPSVQTVEEIFENRSEDDCHISLDEQNYHHYEEG; the protein is encoded by the coding sequence ATGGATCCATTGGAGCAAAGTCATATTGCATTGAGAGGAGATGTTGACTCAATAAAAAACCAGGTAGACCAACTTGTGGAGGCAATGATAGCTTTAGCAAAGAGGGAGGACAACATTCAGCAGACTGCAGTGGTTGAGAATGCGGTGTTAGCTCCGGTAAACGATCCTACCCAACCTCAGCTTGCGCGAACCCCAGTTGATAACTCTGTTGTACAGGAACGTCATATCATTCGAGATTCCTCTTACCATGATGATGTTGAATATCACAGCTTTGCATTCTCCGTGCCAAATTCACATGGAACAAGTCTATTGGTTAATACTGAACaaccacaagatgatgagattgctaAAAGATGCCGCGTGCTAGAGAAAAAGCTCAAGGCCATAGAAGGACAAGATACTGTTGAACAGAGTGCCTTGgacatgtgtttggtacctggcCTAGTTATACCCCCAAAATTTAAAGTACcagaatttgagaagtacaaaggggatagttgtccaaagcaccatttggtaATGTTTTGTCGAAAAATGACCTCTCATGCCCACATTGATAAGTTAATGATTCACtgttttcaagacagtttgactggggCATCATTGAATTGGTATATGAAGTTAGAAAGGAATCATGTTCAGTCATGGATAGACCTAGCTAATGCCTTtttgaagcagtacaaatacaatttGGACATGGCTCCTGATCGCATGCAGCTGAGGGCCTTATCTCAAGAAAACAACGAATCCTTCAaagggtatgcccaaagatggagagagttagcaGCTCGCGTTGAACCACCTCTCTTGGACAAAGAGGTGATGGAATTATTCAGGGATACCTTGCAAAGTCCTTACTTCGAAAGGATGATTAGCAGTGCAGCATCAGACTTCGCTCACTTGGTGTcaattggagaacgcatcgagCATGGCCTTAAAAGTGGAAAAATTCAATGCGCCTCAAATAGCCAGAGCATTGAGAGTGAATCTATTGCCAATTCCCCAAAGGAAGAAGAGGTTGAAGTTAATGCAGTATGGGAAGCTCCACAAGCTTCACACCAGACATCATTCTCTCTACATGGTCAGTATCCTACAACTCAAGGACCTCCTCAATATCAACAACAGACTCCACCTCAACAGCCATACAAATGGCAGAATACTCCGCATCAGCAGCGCCAGCATGCTCCACAAAGGCCAAGAAAGCCAGAGAGACATATTGATCCACTCCCAATGCCATACAGTCAATTACTTCCATATTTGATCAAGAGAGGACTGATAGTGCCAAAGGAGATAAAACCAGTAAGTCCTCCATATCCGCCAAGTTTTAACGCCAACTCCCGATGTGACTTCCATGCTGGGGCACaagggcattcaactgaagactgtAAGGTGCTCAAAAGCAAGGTACAAAATCTGCTCGATTCCAAGATGTTCTCACTTGCGCCTCGAAGCTTGCAAATCAATAATACTTTTTCACCTGGCTATGGGGGTCCATCAGTCCAAACTGTGGAAGAGATTTTCGAGAATAGGTCTGAAGATGATTGTCATATTAGTCTCGACGAGCAGAACTACCACCACTATGAAGAAGGATAG